One window from the genome of Nicotiana tomentosiformis chromosome 5, ASM39032v3, whole genome shotgun sequence encodes:
- the LOC104104896 gene encoding probable methylenetetrahydrofolate reductase (The RefSeq protein has 2 substitutions compared to this genomic sequence), with protein sequence MKVIEKIQGAAKDENRVVFSFEFFPPKTEDGVENLFERMEGMVAHNPSFCDITWGAGGSTADLTLEISKRMQNMVCVETMMHLTCTNMPVEKIDHALDTIKINGIQNVLALRGDPPHGQDKFVQVEGGFACALDLVKHIRAKYGDYFGITVAGYPEAHPDVIPANGIATQEIYENDLAYLKRKVDAGADLIVTQLFYDTDIFLKFVNDCRQLGITCPIVPGIMPINNYKGFLRMTGFCKTKIPEEIMAALEPIKDNEEAVKAYGIHLGTEMCKKILASGIKTLHLYTLNMEKSALAILMNLGLIEESKISRPLPWRRPTNVFRVKEDVRPIFWANRPKSYISRTLGWDEYPHGRWGNAQNPSYGALTDYQFMRARSRDKKLQEEWAVALNSVDDIYERFKDYCLGKLRSCPWSELDGLQPETKIINEKLGHINTKGFLTINSQPAVNAEKSDSPSVGWGGPGGYVYQKAYLEFFCSGEKLNTLVEKCKAFPYLTYMAINKEGNWISNISQTDVNAVTWGAFPAKEIVQPTVVDPASFMVWKDEAFEIWSRGWAQLYPETDPSRKLLEQVQNSYYLVSLVDNDYINGDLFSIFKDI encoded by the exons ATGAAGGTAATTGAGAAGATCCAAGAGGCAGCTAAAGATGAAAACAGGGTAGTATTTTCCTTTGAATTTTTCCCACCAAAGACAGAAGATGGGGTTGAAAATCTATTCGAAAGAATGGAAAGAATGGTAGCACATAACCCATCATTTTGTGATATAACGTGGGGTGCAGGTGGTTCAACAGCAGATCTAACACTTGAGATTTCTAAAAGAATGCAAAATATGGTGTGTGTTGAAACTATGATGCATTTAACATGTACAAATATGCCTGTTGAAAAGATTGATCATGCTCTTGATACTATTAAGATTAATGGTATTCAAAATGTTCTTGCTCTTCGTGGTGATCCTCCTCATGGTCAAGATAAGTTTGTTCAAGTTGAAGGTGGTTTTGCTTGTGCCTTGGATCTG gTGAAGCATATTCGTGCCAAGTATGGGGACTACTTTGGGATAACTGTTGCTGGTTATCCAG AGGCACATCCTGATGTTATACCTGCTAATGGAATAGCTACACAAGAGATATATGAAAATGACCTTGCCTACCTCAAAAGAAAG GTTGATGCTGGAGCTGATCTTATTGTAACTCAACTCTTCTATGATACTGATATTTTCCTCAAATTTGTCAACGATTGCCGCCAACTTGGAATTACTTGCCCCATCGTCCCGGGTATCATGCCCATTAACAATTACAAGGGCTTCTTGCGCATGACTGGATTTTGCAAGACTAAG ATTCCAGAAGAGATAATGGCTGCGTTGGAACCTATTAAGGACAACGAGGAGGCTGTCAAAGCCTACGGAATTCACCTTGGAACTGAAATGTGCAAAAAGATTTTGGCCAGCGGCATTAAGACTTTGCATCTTTATACATTAAACATGGAGAAATCAGCACTAGCCATTTTGATG AATCTTGGATTAATAGAAGAGTCCAAAATTTCTAGGCCATTGCCTTGGAGACGTCCTACAAATGTTTTCCGTGTCAAAGAAGATGTTCGTCCTATATTCTG GGCAAATCGTCCAAAGAGCTACATCTCTAGGACCTTAGGTTGGGATGAATATCCACATGGTAGATGGGGCAATGCTCAAAATCCATCATACGGGGCACTTACCGACTATCAG TTCATGCGTGCACGGTCACGTGATAAGAAGCTGCAAGAGGAATGGGCTGTGGCTTTGAATAGTGTGGACGATATCTATGAG AGATTTAAGGACTACTGTCTTGGGAAGCTGAGGAGCTGCCCTTGGTCTGAATTAGACGGTCTTCAGCCAGAGACAAAGATCATAAACGAAAAGTTGGGTCATATCAATACAAAAGGTTTCCTGACTATTAACAGCCAACCTGCAGTTAATGCTGAGAAGTCTGACTCTCCTTCTGTTG GATGGGGCGGTCCCGGTGGATATGTTTATCAAAAGGCTTACTTGGAGTTTTTCTGCTCCGGGGAGAAGTTAAACACCCTCGTCGAAAAATGCAAGGCTTTCCCCTATCTAACATACATGGCTATAAACAAGGAAGGAAACTGGATTTCCAACATCAGCCAAACTGATGTCAATGCGGTGACATGGGGAGCCTTCCCAGCTAAGGAAATTGTACAACCGACAGTCGTTGATCCCGCCAGTTTCATGGTGTGGAAGGATGAAGCATTTGAAATCTGGTCAAGAGGATGGGCTCAATTATACCCAGAGACTGATCCATCTAGAAAATTGCTTGAACAA GTTCAAAACAGTTACTACTTGGTCAGCCTTGTCGATAACGATTATATCAATGGCGATTTATTTTCCATTTTCAAAGATATCTAA